In Strigops habroptila isolate Jane chromosome 7, bStrHab1.2.pri, whole genome shotgun sequence, the following are encoded in one genomic region:
- the LOC115610811 gene encoding neuropeptide-like protein C4orf48 homolog produces the protein MLRNAALVLLAVCSGHFKETITKRRERSAPIPKMLAPCLLRRVVLTVPLVFVVALLLVEPVRCDQEAGTAIPAESRPCVDCHAFEFMQRALQDLKKTAYNLDTRTETLLLQVEKRNLCDCVTANLLN, from the exons ATGCTCAGAAATGCTGCACTTGTTCTGTTAGCAGTTTGCAGCGGCCATTTCAAAGAGACCATCacaaagaggagagagagatcag CACCCATTCCCAAGATGCTGGCACCCTGCCTTCTGCGAAGAGTGGTCCTTACAGTTCCTTTAGTCTTTGTGGTTGCACTGCTGCTTGTGGAGCCTGTTAGATGTGATCAAGAAGCGGGAACAGCCATACCAGCTGAAA GTCGTCCCTGTGTTGACTGCCATGCATTTGAGTTCATGCAGAGGGCTCTGCAGGATTTAAAGAAGACGGCGTATAACCTAGACACACGG ACAGAAACTCTGCTTCTTCAGGTGGAAAAGAGAAACCTGTGTGACTGTGTAACTGCAAACCTGCTGAACTGA